Within Gammaproteobacteria bacterium, the genomic segment CTATTGATCTCTCCGATGGTCTGCTCGCTGACCTCTCTCATATTTGTAAACAGAGTAACGTAGCCGCAGTGCTTGAGTTGAATCAACTTCCGTTATCCCCCGCTTATCGTGCCACCCCCGCAACCATCGACACCGCACTCAACGGCGGTGACGACTATGAACTCTGCTTTACCGCTAGTCGTGCGGCGGGTGAAAGTCTCAAGCGGTTGGCTCAACAGCATAATTGTGCCATCAGTTGTATTGGAGAGGTGGTTGAAGGGGAGGGTGTTAGCTGTTATCTCGATGGTAAGTTTTATCCGACCAAAAAAACCGGATACCAACACTTTGCAGGATGATCATGGCTAAATTTAACCTTATACACTTCCTCGCCTTCGGATTTGGCCTTGGCTACGCAAAAAAAGCCCCCGGCACCTTCGGAACATTGGCAGGCATTCCGTTTATCCTGTTTTTTCAGCAGGAGTCATTGGCGGTCTACCTGATCGCCACACTGGTCATGACGCTATTTGGTATTTGGCTTTGCGGCGCAAGCTCGCGCCTTATGGGGGTACATGATCATCCAGGGATTGTCTGGGATGAGATCGTAGGCTACATGATCACCATGATTGCTGCGCCCAGTGGCTGGCAGTGGTTGTTGCTGGGTTTTATTCTGTTTCGTATTTTCGACATATTCAAACCCTGGCCAATCAGCTACATTGACCGCAATATGCAGGGCGGTATCGGCATTATGTTAGACGATGTCCTTGCGGGTGTCATGGCCGCCATT encodes:
- a CDS encoding phosphatidylglycerophosphatase A: MAKFNLIHFLAFGFGLGYAKKAPGTFGTLAGIPFILFFQQESLAVYLIATLVMTLFGIWLCGASSRLMGVHDHPGIVWDEIVGYMITMIAAPSGWQWLLLGFILFRIFDIFKPWPISYIDRNMQGGIGIMLDDVLAGVMAAIVLQVIVYLVHQPSYIA